A stretch of the Myxococcaceae bacterium JPH2 genome encodes the following:
- a CDS encoding peroxidase codes for MVQAVLRDASTAPISDAEKALFVFIDTLNLRSSALGREDVDALRAVGWTDEAIYDAVSVCALFNFYNRWIDGTGVQDMSAPLYQASGQRLAEFGYAPPEDPPDSSDP; via the coding sequence GCCGTCCTTCGGGACGCATCGACCGCGCCCATCTCGGACGCGGAGAAGGCGCTGTTCGTCTTCATCGACACGCTCAATCTGCGCTCGAGCGCGCTGGGCCGAGAGGACGTGGACGCGCTGCGCGCCGTGGGATGGACGGACGAAGCCATCTACGACGCCGTCAGCGTCTGCGCCCTCTTCAACTTCTACAACCGGTGGATCGACGGCACGGGCGTCCAGGACATGAGCGCGCCGCTCTATCAAGCCTCCGGGCAGCGTCTGGCGGAGTTTGGCTATGCGCCACCTGAAGACCCTCCCGATTCCTCCGACCCGTGA